One genomic window of Acidovorax radicis includes the following:
- a CDS encoding FAD-binding oxidoreductase, translating into MRGVASWGRLSADPHHTIGLHDAAQVASVLAGARVPGLAHGMGRSYGDVCLNPAGLLWLTAGLDRFISFDGTTGRLACEAGVLLRDIQRLALPRGWALPVMPGTQQVTVGGAIANDVHGKNHHRYGTFGDHVLRIRLVRTDGSTLDCGPGLRPKWWAATVGGLGLTGVITEAEIQLRRLTGPWLDTETIPFAGLQEFLGLADESEASWEHSVAWIDCLSGTRARGLFMRASPAGPQTRPEPVPRVLRVPCVPPILLVNRFSLRPFNALYFHRGRMRAGRAVMHQESFHYPLDALLGWNRLYGPAGFFQYQSVVPRRAGAAATEAMLGEIARSGEGSFLAVLKTFGERTPPGMLSFVQPGVTLSLDFPHRGARTLALFERLDAIVAEAGGRLYAAKDARMPRALFEAGYPRLDEFAAFRDPGVSSGLSRRLLRS; encoded by the coding sequence TTGAGGGGCGTTGCGTCATGGGGACGCCTGAGCGCCGACCCGCACCACACTATCGGCCTGCACGATGCGGCGCAGGTGGCCAGCGTGCTCGCCGGCGCCCGCGTTCCCGGTCTGGCCCATGGCATGGGCCGCAGCTATGGCGACGTCTGCCTCAACCCGGCGGGTCTGCTCTGGCTCACAGCGGGCCTGGACCGTTTCATCAGCTTTGATGGCACCACGGGCCGCCTGGCGTGCGAAGCGGGCGTCTTGCTGCGTGACATTCAGCGCCTGGCCTTGCCTCGGGGCTGGGCGCTGCCAGTCATGCCCGGCACGCAACAGGTCACGGTGGGCGGAGCCATTGCAAACGATGTCCATGGCAAGAACCACCACCGGTACGGAACGTTCGGCGACCATGTGTTGCGCATCCGGCTGGTGCGCACCGATGGCAGCACGCTGGATTGCGGCCCTGGTTTGCGGCCCAAATGGTGGGCGGCCACGGTCGGCGGTCTGGGCCTGACCGGGGTGATCACCGAGGCCGAGATCCAGCTGCGCCGGCTGACTGGCCCATGGCTGGATACCGAAACCATTCCGTTCGCGGGCCTGCAGGAGTTCCTCGGCCTCGCAGACGAGTCCGAGGCCAGCTGGGAGCACAGCGTGGCGTGGATCGATTGCCTCTCGGGCACCCGGGCGCGCGGCCTGTTCATGCGGGCCTCTCCGGCCGGACCGCAGACGCGGCCCGAGCCGGTCCCCCGGGTTCTGAGGGTGCCCTGCGTGCCACCGATCTTGCTGGTGAACCGCTTCTCGCTGCGGCCGTTCAACGCGCTGTACTTCCATCGGGGCAGGATGAGGGCTGGCCGGGCCGTGATGCACCAGGAGTCTTTCCACTATCCGCTGGACGCACTGCTCGGCTGGAACCGCCTGTACGGGCCCGCAGGCTTCTTCCAGTACCAGAGCGTGGTGCCGCGCCGTGCCGGGGCGGCCGCCACTGAAGCCATGTTGGGCGAGATCGCGCGTTCGGGAGAGGGCTCATTCCTGGCGGTGCTGAAGACCTTTGGCGAACGGACACCGCCCGGCATGCTGAGCTTTGTGCAGCCGGGCGTGACGCTGTCGCTGGACTTTCCCCACCGGGGGGCGAGGACCCTGGCCCTGTTCGAGCGGCTCGATGCCATCGTGGCCGAGGCCGGCGGCCGGCTGTATGCGGCCAAGGACGCGCGCATGCCCAGGGCACTGTTCGAGGCGGGGTATCCGAGGCTGGATGAATTTGCGGCATTCCGCGACCCAGGCGTCAGCTCGGGGCTTTCGCGGCGGCTGTTGAGGAGTTGA
- a CDS encoding UbiA family prenyltransferase: protein MNHSQVPLVVDLDGTLLKTDLLAETANGVIVAQPWRIFQVLAWLSAGKATLKARLAQASVLDPATLPFNEELLAWLREEKGQGRRVVLATASHQLLADQVARHLGLFDEVLATQGALNLKAHAKLDALVARFGEGGFDYVGNDWADLPVWRSAAQAHVVGGLAGVLGQVRGLGRPGRHIASGRPTAWEMLVRAMRPHQWVKNLLVFVPLMTAHRYADGASVGNVWWAFVVFSLTASSVYLLNDLVDLSDDRQHPGKRLRPFASGNLDLVLGWAAWPALVVVALLIAGARLPWQFVVALVAYFLFTLAYSLRLKQMPVVDVLTLAGLYTLRIVAGATAIGVPLSFWLLAFSMFLFFSLALLKRYSELRAVSPAGRVVGLRGRGYDTQDLGLIASLGGGAGYIAVMVLALYIQDEHTARLYATPAFIWLACPLLLYWVSRAWLIAHRGHMHDDPVVFALKDRASWTVAALLALAFALARVVA, encoded by the coding sequence GTGAATCACTCGCAGGTTCCGCTGGTCGTAGATCTCGACGGCACTCTGCTCAAGACCGACCTGTTGGCCGAAACGGCCAATGGCGTCATCGTCGCACAGCCTTGGCGCATCTTCCAGGTGCTGGCCTGGCTGTCGGCTGGCAAGGCCACGCTGAAGGCACGCCTGGCACAAGCCAGTGTCCTCGATCCGGCCACGCTGCCTTTCAATGAGGAACTGCTGGCCTGGCTGCGGGAGGAAAAGGGCCAGGGGCGCCGCGTGGTGCTCGCAACGGCAAGCCACCAGCTTCTGGCCGACCAGGTGGCCAGGCACCTGGGCCTGTTCGATGAAGTGCTGGCCACCCAAGGGGCGCTCAATCTCAAGGCCCATGCCAAGCTGGATGCGTTGGTGGCCCGCTTCGGAGAAGGTGGTTTTGACTATGTGGGCAATGACTGGGCCGATCTTCCTGTGTGGAGATCTGCGGCCCAGGCTCATGTGGTGGGGGGGCTCGCGGGTGTGTTGGGGCAGGTGCGCGGTCTGGGGCGGCCGGGGCGCCATATCGCCAGTGGCCGGCCCACTGCCTGGGAGATGCTGGTGCGTGCCATGCGCCCGCACCAGTGGGTCAAGAACCTGCTGGTGTTTGTTCCGTTGATGACCGCACACCGCTACGCTGATGGCGCCAGCGTGGGGAATGTCTGGTGGGCGTTCGTTGTCTTCAGCCTGACGGCCTCCAGCGTCTACCTGCTCAATGACCTGGTCGACCTGAGCGATGACCGCCAACACCCGGGCAAGCGGTTGCGCCCTTTCGCGTCGGGCAATCTGGATCTGGTGCTGGGCTGGGCGGCCTGGCCTGCGCTGGTGGTGGTGGCGCTGCTGATTGCAGGCGCCAGGTTGCCTTGGCAATTCGTGGTGGCTCTCGTGGCGTATTTTTTGTTCACACTGGCCTATTCCCTGCGGCTCAAGCAGATGCCGGTGGTCGATGTGCTGACGCTGGCGGGGCTGTACACGCTGCGCATCGTGGCCGGGGCAACTGCCATTGGCGTGCCTTTGTCGTTCTGGCTGCTGGCGTTCTCCATGTTCCTGTTTTTCAGCCTGGCCCTGCTCAAGCGCTACAGCGAGCTGCGCGCGGTCTCGCCCGCTGGCCGGGTGGTCGGGTTGCGGGGCCGCGGCTACGACACGCAGGACCTGGGCCTCATAGCCAGCCTGGGGGGTGGCGCGGGCTACATCGCGGTGATGGTGCTGGCGCTCTACATACAGGACGAGCACACGGCTCGCCTGTACGCCACGCCTGCCTTCATCTGGCTGGCCTGCCCGTTGCTGCTGTACTGGGTTTCGCGCGCGTGGCTCATTGCCCACCGTGGCCACATGCACGACGACCCCGTGGTCTTCGCGCTGAAGGACAGGGCCAGCTGGACGGTAGCCGCACTGCTGGCGCTGGCGTTCGCGCTGGCCAGGGTGGTGGCTTGA
- a CDS encoding CmcI family methyltransferase — protein sequence MEMRLDATLAEVLPVVQQGIMDHTTYFGIRTLKNPLDAWVYQEIIVETRPNVIVEIGNFHGGHLLALAHLCDAMGHGRVIGVDQSHHLVPPVVRDHPRVTLIEGDACETFAQVQRLIAADEQVLLIEDSAHTFDNTLQVLRQYALLVQPGGYFIVEDSICHHGLEVGPKPGPYEAIEAFLNENPWFESDRSREHFLITWNPRGYLRKRVPTSGVSRPE from the coding sequence ATGGAAATGCGCCTGGACGCCACTCTCGCAGAGGTGCTGCCTGTCGTGCAGCAGGGCATCATGGACCACACGACCTATTTCGGCATCCGGACGCTCAAGAATCCGCTGGATGCCTGGGTTTACCAGGAAATCATTGTCGAGACCCGGCCCAATGTAATCGTCGAGATCGGCAACTTTCATGGCGGCCACCTGCTGGCGCTGGCGCATTTGTGCGACGCCATGGGCCATGGGCGGGTCATCGGCGTGGATCAGTCGCACCATCTGGTCCCCCCCGTGGTGCGCGACCACCCTCGGGTGACGCTGATAGAGGGCGACGCGTGTGAAACCTTCGCGCAGGTGCAGCGGTTGATCGCGGCGGATGAGCAGGTCCTGCTGATCGAGGACAGCGCGCACACCTTCGACAACACCCTGCAGGTCCTGCGGCAGTACGCACTGCTCGTCCAGCCCGGTGGCTACTTCATCGTGGAGGACAGCATCTGCCACCACGGACTGGAGGTCGGACCGAAGCCTGGCCCCTACGAGGCCATCGAGGCCTTCCTGAATGAGAACCCATGGTTTGAGAGTGACCGCAGCCGCGAGCATTTTCTGATCACCTGGAACCCCCGGGGCTACCTGCGCAAAAGGGTGCCCACAAGCGGCGTCAGTCGGCCGGAATGA
- a CDS encoding Ig-like domain-containing protein: MTGDRKYVGFWWSAGNAGNTIKFYDDANNLLVTFTTNSLTTLLGGGGNITAINGSEYAKLAYFGNPNPPAGRIPTETYGYVNLLLQGTSTSFGRIVIGHQGGGSFELDNLAVADAAAVPGTWVNYETVPINLLAGAIGSNNDTAITPRDVPVSGNVATNDKTVAGSTFVVTTQPPNGSVTIDDPATGAFTYKPKTGFVGEDTFTYQQCKPAPDQAECATASVKVTVAPDAVNDTEATEVNTPLTASVAKNDFTLAGSTFTTITLPTNGSLVSPLNLATGEYTYKPNTGYTGTDTFVYRLCLPAPNAGMCDDATVTITIAPQAVPVASSVSITGTPSVGQTLTGNYTYTDVNADLEGISTFRWVRSPTNSVVGGVNVGNASGYTTVPADDGSYMFFCVTPVAVTGLSPGVEVCSPGARLGAVAPASIPTLSQ, translated from the coding sequence TTGACGGGCGACCGAAAGTACGTGGGCTTCTGGTGGTCAGCGGGCAATGCCGGCAACACCATCAAGTTCTATGATGATGCCAACAATCTGTTGGTGACATTCACCACGAACTCGCTGACAACGCTCCTGGGTGGTGGCGGCAATATCACCGCTATCAACGGCAGCGAATATGCAAAGCTTGCCTACTTTGGCAACCCAAATCCTCCAGCGGGTCGCATTCCCACTGAGACCTATGGCTACGTCAACCTTTTGCTGCAGGGGACCAGCACCAGCTTCGGGCGGATCGTGATCGGGCACCAGGGCGGAGGAAGCTTTGAGCTGGACAACCTGGCTGTGGCCGATGCAGCGGCGGTGCCTGGTACTTGGGTGAACTATGAAACGGTGCCGATAAATTTGCTGGCAGGAGCCATCGGTTCCAACAACGATACTGCCATTACACCGCGCGACGTACCTGTCAGTGGCAACGTTGCCACCAACGATAAGACGGTGGCAGGCTCCACGTTCGTAGTCACCACGCAGCCCCCCAACGGCTCGGTCACCATCGACGACCCGGCTACTGGCGCCTTCACCTATAAGCCCAAAACCGGCTTTGTGGGTGAAGACACGTTCACCTACCAGCAGTGCAAACCGGCGCCGGATCAGGCAGAGTGTGCGACGGCTTCAGTCAAGGTGACGGTGGCACCCGATGCCGTGAACGACACAGAGGCCACGGAGGTGAACACACCGCTCACTGCTTCGGTCGCAAAGAACGATTTCACCCTGGCGGGCTCCACCTTCACGACGATCACACTGCCTACCAACGGCAGCCTCGTCTCACCACTCAACCTGGCGACAGGTGAATACACCTACAAGCCCAACACCGGCTACACCGGCACCGATACCTTCGTGTACCGTCTGTGCCTTCCGGCCCCCAACGCCGGGATGTGCGATGACGCCACAGTGACCATTACGATTGCGCCGCAGGCCGTGCCCGTTGCCTCCAGTGTGTCCATCACTGGCACGCCTTCGGTGGGCCAGACACTGACGGGCAACTACACCTACACCGATGTCAATGCTGATCTGGAAGGCATCTCCACCTTCCGCTGGGTGCGCAGCCCCACCAATAGCGTGGTTGGTGGCGTAAACGTGGGCAACGCGTCTGGGTATACAACAGTACCCGCGGACGATGGCAGCTATATGTTCTTCTGCGTGACGCCAGTGGCGGTGACCGGCCTGTCCCCAGGCGTGGAAGTCTGCTCGCCAGGGGCGCGTCTCGGTGCCGTGGCACCCGCCTCCATTCCCACGCTGTCTCAATGA
- a CDS encoding LysR substrate-binding domain-containing protein, with product MKTPPLNPLKVFEVVARTSNLTLAASELNVSQSAVSRQVAVLEEYLGVQLFARERVGVRLTEVGETYARRIRPAFEEISAATAFITQKYSNNVIRLRTYTTLTARWLIPRLPHFKAQYPDVEVSILNSNAPLDFGVEKCDLAIVLGNGTWPDAEATLLLEDVVEPVCAPGFIEGAATLEGLRGKRLLVSKYRKDDWPRWLAHAGMSDVFETAEKMVFSSSILTWQAAVDGLGVAIGQQHMLEADFQAGRLVRPFARPLHTGQGQYIVTPSLQRHSDKIAAFKGWLMREARRL from the coding sequence ATGAAAACACCCCCACTCAATCCCCTCAAGGTCTTTGAAGTCGTCGCACGCACCAGTAATCTCACGCTGGCGGCCAGCGAGTTGAACGTGAGTCAGTCGGCGGTGAGCAGGCAGGTGGCCGTGTTGGAGGAATACCTGGGCGTGCAACTCTTCGCACGCGAACGGGTGGGCGTGCGGCTGACCGAGGTGGGAGAAACCTACGCACGCAGGATCCGGCCGGCGTTCGAGGAAATCTCCGCCGCCACCGCTTTCATCACTCAAAAATATTCCAACAACGTCATCCGCCTGCGCACCTACACCACGCTCACGGCGCGCTGGCTGATCCCGCGCCTGCCGCATTTCAAAGCACAGTACCCGGACGTGGAAGTATCCATCCTCAACAGCAACGCGCCGCTGGATTTCGGGGTGGAGAAGTGCGATCTGGCCATCGTGCTGGGCAACGGCACCTGGCCGGACGCCGAGGCCACGCTGTTGCTGGAGGACGTCGTGGAGCCGGTCTGCGCGCCTGGCTTCATCGAGGGCGCAGCCACCCTAGAGGGGTTGCGCGGCAAGCGCCTGCTGGTCTCCAAGTACCGCAAGGACGACTGGCCGCGCTGGCTTGCGCACGCGGGGATGAGCGATGTCTTCGAGACGGCCGAGAAGATGGTTTTCAGCAGTTCCATCCTCACATGGCAGGCGGCCGTGGACGGCCTGGGTGTCGCCATCGGTCAGCAGCACATGCTGGAAGCCGATTTTCAAGCCGGCCGCCTGGTGCGCCCTTTCGCGCGCCCTCTGCACACTGGCCAAGGGCAATACATCGTCACGCCTTCGTTGCAGCGCCACTCTGACAAGATCGCTGCGTTCAAGGGCTGGCTGATGCGCGAGGCGAGGCGACTATGA
- a CDS encoding NAD(P)-dependent oxidoreductase has translation MSTVLGFVGVGVMGEGMCRNLLQKCGLPVHVADMQAENVARLAALGAVTSSMPRLRETAHTVFLSLPSIDQVEDVCFGAEPLIVSGGTVKTVVDMSTSDVPRTRALAKRLATHGVRFLDAPVARSREAANNGTLLITVGGPADLFEAIVPWLRCMGSDVVLCGGVGAGQVVKIMNNMVLLSTVNALAEAMAIAEAAGVDKALLASVLRQGSADSFALRLTGEKLAQDEFPEKLFSTAYALKDLRLALDLAQASGITPAVAQATAALLDVACASGYAMNYYPVIYRLLRA, from the coding sequence ATGAGCACGGTGCTCGGCTTCGTTGGCGTGGGGGTGATGGGTGAGGGCATGTGCCGCAACCTTTTACAAAAATGCGGGTTGCCGGTGCACGTGGCCGACATGCAGGCCGAGAACGTGGCGCGCCTTGCGGCACTCGGCGCGGTGACGTCGAGCATGCCGAGGCTGCGCGAGACAGCACACACAGTGTTCCTTTCGTTGCCTTCGATCGATCAGGTAGAAGACGTGTGCTTCGGCGCCGAGCCGCTCATCGTTTCCGGCGGAACGGTGAAGACCGTGGTGGACATGAGCACCAGCGACGTGCCGCGCACGCGCGCGCTGGCCAAGCGGCTGGCCACACACGGTGTGCGTTTTCTCGATGCCCCCGTGGCCCGCAGCCGGGAGGCCGCAAACAACGGCACGCTACTTATCACCGTGGGTGGTCCGGCTGACCTGTTCGAGGCCATAGTGCCGTGGCTGCGCTGCATGGGATCGGACGTGGTGCTCTGCGGCGGCGTTGGCGCCGGGCAGGTGGTCAAGATCATGAACAACATGGTGTTGCTATCCACTGTCAACGCGCTGGCGGAAGCTATGGCAATTGCCGAGGCCGCTGGCGTGGACAAAGCGCTGCTCGCCAGCGTACTGCGCCAGGGCTCGGCCGATTCGTTCGCGCTACGGCTCACGGGCGAGAAGCTTGCGCAGGACGAGTTTCCGGAAAAGCTCTTTTCTACCGCCTACGCGCTCAAAGACCTGCGGCTCGCGCTGGACCTCGCGCAGGCCTCGGGCATCACGCCGGCCGTGGCCCAGGCCACGGCAGCACTGCTGGATGTGGCCTGCGCCAGCGGCTATGCGATGAACTACTACCCGGTGATTTACCGCCTGCTACGCGCTTGA
- a CDS encoding NAD-dependent succinate-semialdehyde dehydrogenase has product MSYSQWIAGAFRQGASTQRFTVINPSTGQPLGDYAHATPADVQAAIDAASQALRSWSKTPALERSTLLRRVAALMRERGEAIGTQIARELGKPLGEAQKEVVTAAEMFEWAAEEARRIYGRTIPARTGGVTQTMVLEPIGVVAAFAGWNAPAITPARKISSALAAGCTIVIKPSEETAGVALHIARAVQDAGVPDGVVNMVFGNPGEIADQLCASPQVAMVTFTGATSVGKQIGAKAASVMKRATLELGGHAPVIVCDDADVERVARMAVATKYRNAGQVCTSPTRFLVQAGVFDAFCAHFVQTAQAIKVGDPFDPATQMGPLKNVRRLQAIDQLVQDARGRGLTIATGGERIGTEGFFYQPTVIVRPSVDCDAANIEPFGPVALISPFVQLDDAIAEANRLPFGLASYAFTNQLERAHRLASEIDSGVVCINEWQASLPETPFGGHKDSGLGSEGGIEGLQEFLRIKCVRQGVSA; this is encoded by the coding sequence ATGTCGTATTCCCAATGGATTGCCGGAGCGTTCCGCCAGGGCGCATCCACCCAGCGCTTCACCGTCATCAACCCCAGCACCGGCCAGCCGCTGGGCGACTACGCCCATGCGACGCCAGCGGATGTACAGGCCGCCATCGACGCGGCAAGCCAGGCGCTGCGCAGCTGGAGCAAAACCCCGGCCCTGGAGCGCTCCACGCTGCTGCGCCGCGTGGCCGCTCTGATGCGCGAGCGCGGTGAAGCCATCGGCACGCAGATTGCGCGCGAACTGGGCAAGCCCCTGGGCGAGGCGCAAAAGGAAGTGGTGACCGCCGCGGAGATGTTTGAGTGGGCGGCCGAGGAGGCGCGGCGCATCTATGGCCGCACCATTCCCGCGCGCACCGGGGGCGTCACACAGACCATGGTGCTAGAGCCCATCGGCGTGGTGGCCGCGTTCGCGGGCTGGAACGCGCCGGCCATCACGCCCGCGCGCAAGATCAGCAGCGCGCTGGCGGCGGGCTGCACGATCGTCATCAAACCCTCTGAGGAAACGGCGGGCGTGGCGCTGCACATCGCACGTGCGGTACAGGACGCGGGCGTGCCCGACGGCGTCGTCAACATGGTGTTTGGCAATCCCGGTGAGATCGCCGACCAGCTTTGCGCCTCGCCGCAGGTGGCCATGGTCACCTTCACGGGCGCCACCTCGGTTGGCAAGCAGATCGGTGCCAAGGCCGCAAGCGTGATGAAGCGTGCCACGCTGGAGCTGGGCGGCCACGCGCCGGTGATCGTCTGCGACGATGCTGACGTGGAACGCGTGGCGCGCATGGCTGTGGCCACCAAGTACCGCAACGCGGGCCAGGTCTGCACATCGCCCACTCGCTTTCTGGTGCAGGCAGGCGTGTTCGACGCTTTTTGCGCGCACTTCGTGCAGACCGCTCAGGCCATTAAAGTGGGTGACCCGTTCGACCCAGCCACGCAAATGGGTCCACTCAAAAATGTTCGCCGCCTGCAAGCTATTGATCAGCTGGTGCAGGATGCACGCGGGCGGGGCCTGACCATCGCCACGGGCGGCGAGCGCATCGGCACCGAAGGATTTTTCTACCAGCCCACGGTGATCGTGCGGCCCTCGGTCGATTGCGATGCTGCCAACATTGAGCCCTTCGGACCGGTGGCGCTCATCAGTCCGTTCGTGCAGCTGGACGACGCTATCGCGGAGGCCAACCGCCTTCCCTTCGGCCTGGCCTCCTATGCGTTCACCAACCAGCTGGAGCGTGCCCACCGCCTTGCAAGCGAGATAGACAGCGGCGTGGTCTGCATCAACGAGTGGCAGGCTTCGCTGCCCGAGACCCCCTTTGGTGGCCACAAGGACAGTGGCCTGGGCTCAGAGGGCGGCATCGAGGGCTTGCAAGAGTTCCTGCGCATCAAGTGCGTTCGCCAAGGGGTGTCAGCATGA
- a CDS encoding Bug family tripartite tricarboxylate transporter substrate binding protein: MTAYHLPKRSFLLSCAALALGTTAFAQTAGSDWPTRPVTIVVGFAAGGPTDVVARILAERLSTHFKQSFVVDNKAGASGGVAAMQVKQAAPDGYTLMFGSSSTLSIIPTLQKTGYDPLRDFTAIGLVASYPYFLVAPASSNITSLDELLRQGRSPSSRLSYGSAGNGAVNHLAGEWFKHEAKIDAVHIPYKGDSAAVTDLVAGRLDFAFLAGSVALPQAKAGKMRLLASASAVPGRGGEGLPTLGEQRFKGYAAEPWNGLMGPKGIPQPIVARLNAAVNQIMSRPDVVAHLATIEQYPLTGTPQQFTDHIKAQTARWAAVIQSSNIKMDQ, translated from the coding sequence ATGACTGCATACCACTTGCCCAAGCGCTCTTTTCTGCTGAGCTGCGCGGCCCTGGCCCTGGGCACTACTGCCTTCGCCCAGACGGCGGGCAGCGACTGGCCCACGCGCCCCGTCACCATCGTCGTGGGCTTCGCCGCGGGCGGTCCCACCGACGTGGTTGCGCGCATCCTGGCCGAAAGACTTTCTACCCACTTCAAGCAGAGCTTCGTGGTGGACAACAAGGCCGGCGCTTCCGGCGGCGTGGCGGCCATGCAGGTCAAGCAGGCCGCGCCCGACGGCTACACGCTGATGTTCGGAAGCAGCAGCACGCTGTCCATCATCCCCACGCTGCAAAAGACCGGTTACGACCCGCTCCGGGACTTCACCGCCATCGGCCTGGTCGCCAGCTATCCGTACTTCCTGGTGGCTCCCGCTTCGTCGAACATCACCTCCCTGGACGAACTGCTCAGGCAGGGGCGCAGCCCCTCATCACGACTGAGCTACGGCTCCGCTGGCAACGGCGCGGTCAACCACCTCGCGGGGGAGTGGTTCAAGCACGAGGCGAAGATCGACGCAGTGCATATCCCCTACAAGGGCGACTCGGCCGCGGTTACGGACCTAGTAGCGGGCCGACTGGACTTCGCATTCCTCGCAGGCTCAGTGGCTCTGCCGCAGGCCAAGGCGGGAAAGATGCGGCTGCTGGCGTCCGCCAGCGCCGTGCCTGGTCGCGGCGGCGAGGGACTGCCCACGCTGGGCGAGCAACGCTTCAAGGGCTACGCCGCCGAGCCATGGAACGGGCTGATGGGCCCCAAAGGCATCCCCCAGCCCATTGTGGCCAGGCTCAACGCAGCCGTGAACCAAATCATGAGCCGCCCGGACGTGGTGGCCCACCTGGCCACCATAGAGCAATACCCACTCACCGGCACTCCCCAGCAATTCACCGACCATATCAAGGCGCAGACCGCGCGCTGGGCTGCAGTGATCCAGTCGTCCAACATCAAGATGGACCAATAA
- a CDS encoding N-acyl homoserine lactonase family protein — protein MNQVCYQILAVKYATVDRARGSNFLHPAPGDPQAPMALDFFVWLILGPGGAVLVDTGFSSASALARGRRYLVSPLESLRRLGHAPEGIREVVLTHLHYDHAGNVGEFPAATVWVQDREVRYATGDCMCDPKQNHFFSTDDLAVLIKRLYQGNVRLVDGFHVLRDGIELHRVGGHTDGLQVVRVRTASGWVVLASDAAHYYENLALQNPFPAIFSLDDMLTGYARIRELADGEDLIVPGHDPSVCARFESAGVPGVHAWRIA, from the coding sequence ATGAACCAAGTCTGCTATCAAATCCTCGCCGTGAAGTACGCCACGGTGGATCGGGCACGGGGCAGCAACTTCCTGCACCCGGCCCCCGGCGACCCACAGGCACCCATGGCGCTGGATTTCTTTGTCTGGCTGATCCTGGGGCCAGGCGGTGCGGTGCTGGTGGACACGGGTTTCAGCTCCGCCTCGGCACTCGCGCGCGGACGGCGGTACCTCGTCTCGCCGCTGGAATCGCTGCGCCGCCTGGGCCACGCGCCCGAGGGCATCCGCGAAGTAGTACTCACGCACCTGCACTACGACCACGCGGGCAACGTCGGCGAATTCCCTGCCGCCACTGTCTGGGTGCAAGACCGCGAGGTGCGCTACGCCACGGGCGACTGCATGTGCGACCCGAAACAGAATCACTTCTTTTCGACCGACGACTTGGCGGTGCTCATAAAGCGCCTGTACCAGGGCAATGTCCGGCTGGTCGACGGCTTTCACGTGCTGCGCGACGGCATCGAGCTGCACCGCGTGGGCGGCCACACCGACGGCCTGCAGGTGGTGCGCGTGCGCACCGCAAGCGGCTGGGTAGTTCTCGCGTCCGATGCGGCGCACTACTACGAAAACCTTGCGCTGCAGAACCCCTTCCCCGCCATTTTCAGCCTTGACGACATGCTCACGGGCTATGCACGCATCCGCGAGCTGGCCGATGGGGAAGACCTCATCGTCCCTGGGCATGACCCCTCAGTTTGTGCCCGCTTCGAGAGCGCAGGCGTGCCCGGCGTCCACGCCTGGCGTATCGCCTGA